The following are from one region of the Desulfofundulus luciae genome:
- the hcp gene encoding hydroxylamine reductase encodes MFCYQCEQTANGTGCTKAGVCGKNEDIASLQDTIIIALKGIAAYAYHARELGARDEQVDAFMHEALFTTLTNVDFDLNRHIELVLKCGEMNLRVMELLDKAHVERFGSPEPTRVSTGTKAGPAILITGHDLLDLYELLKQTEGTGINVYTHGEMLPAHAYPELKKFPHLAGHYGSAWQNQKTEFDQFPGAILGTTNCVLIPKESYKDRMFTCGIAGLPDVTHIKNRDFTPVIEKAKSLPPLPEKEGGTLLTGFHHNAVLALADKIIDAVKAGKIRHFFLVGGCDGVKKSRNYYTEFVQKVPGDCVVLTLGCGKYKFNYLDLGEIEGIPRLIDMGQCNNAYSAIQVAAALARAFNCSVNDLPLSLVLSWFEQKAVAILLTLFHLGIKNIRIGPSAPAFITPNVLKVLQDNYNLKLITTPDQDLKEILG; translated from the coding sequence ATGTTTTGTTACCAGTGTGAACAGACGGCCAACGGCACCGGTTGTACTAAAGCAGGTGTATGCGGCAAAAACGAGGACATCGCCAGTTTGCAGGATACCATAATCATCGCTTTGAAAGGGATTGCCGCTTACGCTTACCACGCCCGGGAACTGGGTGCCAGGGATGAACAGGTGGACGCCTTCATGCATGAAGCGCTGTTTACCACCCTGACCAACGTGGACTTCGATTTAAACCGGCACATTGAACTGGTGCTCAAGTGCGGCGAAATGAACCTGCGGGTAATGGAACTGCTGGACAAGGCCCATGTGGAACGGTTTGGTTCTCCTGAACCCACCAGAGTTTCCACGGGTACCAAGGCCGGCCCGGCTATCCTGATCACCGGACACGACCTTTTAGACCTGTATGAATTGCTGAAACAAACGGAAGGCACTGGAATCAACGTTTACACCCACGGGGAAATGCTCCCGGCCCACGCTTACCCGGAGCTGAAAAAATTCCCCCACCTGGCCGGTCACTACGGCAGTGCCTGGCAGAACCAGAAAACTGAATTCGACCAGTTTCCCGGCGCCATTCTGGGCACCACCAACTGCGTGCTCATTCCCAAGGAATCCTACAAAGACCGCATGTTTACCTGCGGCATAGCCGGGCTGCCGGATGTAACCCATATTAAAAACCGGGACTTCACGCCGGTTATCGAAAAAGCCAAATCGCTACCACCCCTGCCGGAAAAAGAGGGCGGGACACTGCTGACGGGCTTCCACCACAACGCCGTTTTAGCCCTGGCCGATAAAATCATCGACGCCGTCAAGGCCGGCAAGATCCGCCACTTCTTCCTGGTGGGCGGCTGCGACGGGGTGAAGAAGTCCCGGAACTACTACACCGAGTTTGTCCAGAAAGTGCCCGGGGACTGCGTGGTGCTAACCCTGGGTTGCGGCAAGTACAAGTTCAACTACCTGGATCTGGGCGAAATTGAAGGAATCCCGCGGTTGATCGATATGGGTCAGTGCAACAACGCCTACTCGGCTATCCAGGTGGCCGCAGCTCTGGCCAGGGCCTTTAACTGCAGCGTGAACGACCTGCCCCTGAGCCTGGTGCTGTCCTGGTTCGAGCAAAAAGCCGTGGCCATCCTGCTCACCCTGTTCCACCTGGGGATCAAGAACATCCGCATCGGCCCGTCCGCACCGGCATTCATCACACCCAACGTGCTCAAGGTGCTGCAGGACAACTACAACCTGAAGCTGATCACCACTCCCGATCAGGACTTGAAGGAAATCCTGGGTTAA
- a CDS encoding DEAD/DEAH box helicase: protein MLVLHGTWLPAGVVGKDSGYFFVWGEVAPGAEFGDTVLPRRRGRRPMGWHPGQAEVADLYHGMDLKRVPDMIKLWILLPSCGGRPLPSPLLPVAGAADESVFPDEEIVLRPWLVEGFLFPAGQAAEMLLKGRFSKDVVMPSAGWHYWRRVTLWAMELLVRQRFIPLLDEKSYQAVWRPAFNAREDLSRLELLARSMPPVCRAVAALKNGPRPPEGTATILPAPDALVMDFVRRVVQEKISGWLAPSPGVRIKGRQNDPAARWVQALGRGGGPVELPEDMLKEMTGQLIAWRLPLSRRRQVPFRTCFRLEPPPDGEKTWTLSFFLQAVDDSSLLVPVEMVWKESGAALTFLHRRFENPQERLLADLGQACRLFPPLERSLQDPCPTRCELSTAEAYTFLKQAVPLFQERGLGVLVPSWWGEGAAGPVPGMRLRLRRYKEGQSEGVGRGILGLDTLVEFHWELALGGETISREEFEKLVAMKLPLVKVRGQWVELEPRQVEKILELLAGNRKNNVMTLGEAMRLAAGMPARAGLELDDLPVLDVTGEGELSPLLEKLKNEDRLDLQPVPTGFRGQLRPYQERGFSWLAFLARMGMGGCLADDMGLGKTVQFIAFLLHRLEEGQPRGPALLVCPTSVVGNWQREVARFAPGLKVLVHHGPQRLRGKKFVREAGACHLVLTTYSLAQRDERLLAEVEWDGVVLDEAQNIKNPAAKQTRSVKKLKAGYRFALTGTPVENRLSELWSIMDFLNPGFLGPAADFNRRFALPIERYGNQEKTRRLQQLVKPFILRRVKTDPRIIQDLPEKQESRVYCNLTREQATLYEAVVQEMMERIEEAEGMERRGLILSALTRLKQICNHPAQFLGDGILAARRSGKMKRLLEMLEEVLAGGEKALIFTQFARMGEILKNHLQAHFGREVLFLHGGVGQRQRDRMVERFQQQSGPPFFVISLKAGGVGLNLTRANHVFHFDRWWNPAVEDQATDRAFRIGQKLNVFVYKFVTSGTLEERIDQLIEEKKTLAASIVTGAEEWLTEMTTAELRELLTLRAQVLGEE, encoded by the coding sequence ATGCTGGTTTTGCACGGAACCTGGCTTCCCGCCGGTGTGGTGGGTAAGGACAGCGGCTATTTTTTTGTGTGGGGAGAAGTGGCCCCCGGGGCGGAGTTCGGCGATACGGTGCTGCCCCGCCGGCGGGGACGCCGGCCCATGGGCTGGCATCCCGGACAGGCTGAAGTGGCCGATTTGTACCACGGGATGGATTTAAAGCGGGTGCCGGATATGATAAAGCTATGGATTCTGCTACCCTCCTGCGGGGGGCGGCCGCTGCCCTCACCCCTTTTACCGGTAGCCGGCGCTGCCGATGAATCTGTTTTTCCAGATGAAGAGATCGTCTTAAGGCCCTGGCTGGTCGAGGGGTTTTTGTTTCCTGCCGGGCAGGCCGCAGAGATGCTTTTAAAAGGCCGCTTTTCTAAGGATGTGGTCATGCCGTCTGCCGGCTGGCACTACTGGCGCCGGGTAACGCTCTGGGCCATGGAGCTATTGGTCAGGCAGCGATTTATTCCCCTGCTGGATGAAAAAAGCTATCAGGCCGTCTGGAGACCCGCGTTCAACGCCCGGGAAGACCTCTCCCGGCTGGAGTTGCTGGCCCGGTCCATGCCCCCCGTATGCCGTGCCGTGGCCGCTTTGAAAAATGGTCCCCGCCCGCCGGAAGGGACCGCAACCATCCTGCCGGCACCCGATGCCCTGGTGATGGATTTTGTCCGCCGGGTGGTGCAGGAAAAAATATCGGGATGGCTGGCCCCATCGCCCGGAGTACGTATCAAAGGCCGTCAAAACGATCCGGCTGCTCGCTGGGTGCAGGCGCTGGGCCGTGGGGGAGGGCCGGTGGAACTGCCGGAGGACATGCTCAAGGAAATGACCGGGCAATTAATAGCCTGGCGCTTGCCCTTGTCCCGGCGCCGGCAGGTGCCTTTTCGCACCTGTTTCCGCCTGGAACCGCCGCCCGATGGCGAAAAAACCTGGACTTTAAGTTTCTTTTTACAGGCCGTGGATGATTCCAGCCTGCTGGTGCCGGTGGAAATGGTGTGGAAGGAAAGCGGCGCCGCCCTGACCTTCCTGCACCGGCGCTTTGAAAACCCCCAGGAGCGCCTCCTGGCCGACCTGGGGCAGGCCTGCCGGCTGTTTCCGCCGCTGGAAAGGTCCCTGCAGGACCCCTGCCCCACCCGTTGTGAACTCAGCACCGCCGAGGCGTATACTTTCCTGAAGCAGGCCGTGCCGTTGTTTCAGGAAAGGGGTTTGGGCGTGCTGGTACCTTCCTGGTGGGGTGAGGGAGCTGCCGGCCCCGTCCCGGGTATGCGTTTAAGGTTGAGAAGGTACAAGGAGGGGCAGAGCGAGGGAGTTGGCCGGGGGATCCTCGGACTGGATACCCTGGTGGAGTTTCACTGGGAACTGGCCCTGGGCGGGGAAACCATCAGCAGGGAAGAATTTGAAAAGCTGGTGGCCATGAAGCTTCCTCTGGTGAAGGTAAGGGGGCAATGGGTGGAACTGGAGCCCCGGCAGGTGGAAAAGATCCTGGAATTGCTGGCCGGCAACAGGAAAAATAACGTCATGACCCTGGGAGAAGCCATGCGCCTGGCGGCGGGGATGCCGGCCCGGGCTGGCCTGGAGCTGGATGACCTGCCGGTGCTGGACGTGACGGGAGAGGGAGAACTTTCCCCGTTGCTGGAGAAATTGAAGAATGAGGATAGACTGGACCTGCAGCCGGTGCCGACGGGATTCCGGGGGCAGTTGCGCCCGTACCAGGAAAGGGGTTTTTCCTGGCTGGCCTTTTTAGCCCGCATGGGTATGGGCGGTTGCCTGGCCGACGATATGGGACTGGGCAAGACCGTGCAGTTTATTGCTTTTTTGCTGCACCGCCTGGAAGAGGGGCAACCCCGGGGGCCGGCGCTGCTGGTCTGCCCCACTTCAGTGGTGGGCAACTGGCAGCGGGAAGTGGCCCGTTTCGCCCCGGGCTTGAAGGTTCTGGTTCATCACGGGCCGCAGCGGTTGCGGGGGAAGAAGTTTGTCCGGGAAGCCGGGGCCTGCCACCTGGTTCTGACCACCTATTCCCTGGCCCAGCGGGACGAACGCCTGCTGGCGGAAGTGGAATGGGACGGGGTGGTGCTTGACGAGGCCCAGAACATCAAAAACCCGGCTGCCAAGCAGACCCGCAGCGTGAAGAAATTGAAGGCCGGCTACCGTTTTGCCCTTACCGGCACACCGGTGGAAAACCGCCTTTCGGAATTATGGTCCATCATGGACTTTTTAAACCCCGGTTTTTTAGGCCCGGCGGCCGATTTCAACCGCCGTTTTGCCCTGCCCATAGAGCGGTACGGGAACCAGGAAAAGACCCGGCGGCTGCAGCAGCTGGTGAAGCCATTCATCCTGCGCCGGGTGAAAACCGACCCCCGCATTATCCAGGACCTGCCGGAAAAACAGGAAAGCCGGGTCTACTGTAATCTCACCAGGGAGCAGGCCACCCTGTATGAAGCGGTGGTCCAGGAGATGATGGAACGCATAGAAGAGGCGGAAGGCATGGAGCGCCGGGGCCTGATTCTGTCCGCCCTCACCAGGTTAAAACAGATCTGCAACCACCCGGCGCAGTTTCTTGGTGACGGCATACTGGCGGCCCGGCGGTCCGGTAAAATGAAGCGTCTTCTGGAAATGCTGGAAGAAGTGCTGGCCGGCGGCGAGAAGGCGTTGATCTTTACCCAGTTTGCCCGTATGGGGGAAATATTGAAGAACCACCTGCAGGCCCATTTTGGCCGGGAGGTACTTTTCCTGCACGGTGGTGTGGGCCAGCGCCAGCGGGACCGCATGGTGGAGCGCTTCCAGCAGCAGTCCGGGCCGCCGTTTTTCGTGATTTCCCTGAAGGCCGGCGGGGTGGGCCTTAACCTGACGCGGGCCAACCACGTTTTCCACTTCGACCGCTGGTGGAACCCGGCAGTGGAAGACCAGGCCACCGACCGGGCCTTCCGCATAGGACAGAAGCTCAATGTTTTCGTCTACAAGTTTGTTACCAGTGGCACCCTGGAAGAGCGCATAGACCAGTTGATTGAGGAAAAAAAGACCCTGGCCGCCAGTATTGTGACCGGCGCCGAGGAGTGGCTGACGGAAATGACCACTGCAGAATTGCGGGAGTTGTTGACCCTGCGCGCCCAGGTCCTGGGTGAAGAATAG
- a CDS encoding SWIM zinc finger family protein has translation MAPKRGFGATWWGRRWLEVLESFGWDTRLRRGRAYARAGNVLEIDIKPGVVSARVQGSRPRPYRVSIEVKTLSDREWERVTGIMAGRAVFAALLLAGEMPRDIEEAFRQARLSLFPRSAGDIRTDCSCPDWANPCKHIAAVYYLLGEKFDEDPFFLFLLRGRTREQLISALREKRAARVEQEQGEEIAPASPEPAGPSLEGQLDRFWDEGEELAGLRFLPVPPEVEAGLLKTLGPPPFWKGKEPPEVVLAGIYRLISRRAQEEWPGDSDRGAG, from the coding sequence TTGGCTCCCAAAAGAGGTTTTGGTGCCACCTGGTGGGGCAGGCGCTGGCTCGAGGTACTGGAATCCTTCGGCTGGGATACGCGACTGCGGCGGGGACGGGCTTACGCCCGGGCAGGCAATGTTCTGGAAATCGATATAAAACCCGGGGTAGTTTCGGCCCGGGTGCAGGGCAGCCGCCCGCGTCCCTACCGGGTAAGCATAGAGGTTAAGACCCTTTCGGACCGGGAATGGGAAAGGGTAACAGGTATAATGGCCGGCCGGGCCGTTTTTGCCGCCCTGCTGCTGGCGGGGGAAATGCCCCGGGACATTGAAGAGGCCTTCCGCCAGGCGCGCCTGTCCCTGTTCCCCCGCTCGGCAGGGGATATCAGGACCGACTGCTCGTGTCCCGACTGGGCCAATCCCTGCAAGCATATTGCCGCCGTCTATTACCTGCTGGGGGAGAAATTTGATGAAGACCCCTTTTTCCTCTTCCTGCTCCGGGGGCGCACCCGGGAGCAGTTGATTTCCGCCCTGAGGGAAAAAAGGGCGGCCCGGGTAGAACAGGAGCAGGGGGAAGAGATTGCCCCGGCTTCCCCGGAACCAGCCGGCCCGTCCCTGGAAGGGCAACTGGACCGCTTCTGGGATGAGGGTGAAGAGCTGGCCGGCCTGCGCTTTTTGCCGGTACCGCCGGAAGTGGAGGCCGGGCTGTTGAAAACCCTTGGACCGCCTCCCTTCTGGAAGGGGAAGGAGCCGCCGGAGGTGGTCCTGGCCGGCATCTACCGGCTCATAAGCCGCCGGGCGCAGGAAGAATGGCCCGGCGATAGTGACCGGGGTGCCGGTTGA
- a CDS encoding epoxyqueuosine reductase — protein sequence MEKLIEEIIARVVNNHRGKTGYRTPLVGFARADDPGFAKLKEVVGPGHLLPQDLLPGARSVVAFFLPFTPELVKIHRRDPYVSRRWAEAYIETNQLIGETCRVLARELEDRGVKTAWCEPTHNFDPVALVSFWSHKHVACLCGLGTFGLHHMLITPSGCAGRLGSLVVDVDLSPNPPVAGENCLYRREGSCAACVKLCPTGALSVEGLDKKKCYRRLLEVDAYYTDLGLCDVCGKCATGPCALGVP from the coding sequence ATGGAAAAGCTGATCGAAGAAATTATTGCCCGGGTGGTAAATAACCACCGGGGCAAAACCGGCTACCGCACTCCCCTGGTGGGTTTTGCCCGGGCCGATGATCCCGGATTTGCTAAATTAAAGGAAGTGGTCGGTCCCGGCCATTTGCTGCCGCAGGACTTGCTGCCGGGTGCCCGCTCCGTGGTGGCCTTTTTCCTTCCCTTTACTCCGGAACTGGTGAAAATCCACCGCCGGGATCCTTACGTGAGCCGCCGGTGGGCGGAGGCCTATATTGAAACAAACCAGTTGATCGGCGAAACATGCCGTGTGCTGGCCCGGGAACTGGAAGACCGCGGGGTTAAGACTGCCTGGTGTGAGCCCACCCATAATTTTGACCCGGTGGCCCTGGTGTCTTTCTGGTCCCACAAACATGTAGCCTGCCTTTGCGGGCTGGGTACCTTCGGGCTGCACCACATGCTCATCACCCCGTCCGGGTGTGCCGGCCGCCTGGGGAGCCTGGTGGTGGACGTGGACCTTTCCCCGAACCCGCCGGTTGCCGGGGAGAACTGCCTGTACCGGCGGGAGGGATCCTGTGCGGCCTGTGTAAAGCTCTGCCCCACCGGGGCGTTGAGTGTGGAGGGACTGGACAAAAAGAAATGTTACCGGCGCCTTCTGGAGGTGGACGCTTACTACACCGACCTCGGCCTTTGCGACGTTTGCGGCAAATGCGCCACCGGCCCCTGCGCCCTGGGGGTGCCGTGA
- a CDS encoding sigma-54-dependent Fis family transcriptional regulator gives MLIRDFMAREPVCLRPDDNVQHAAKIFSKYEIDGAPVVDETGKLAGIFTKTHVMRAIAKGMPVDTPVRHLMRRQVYTIFEDDVPESAWEMALKYGIGRVPVVDRQNRLVGMMTRTRLVQAFEQKYKNIISFLNAVLNCALSGICAVNEKGTVVIFNQSAAQITGLSVDQVVGRHIEEVIPQSGLLKVLQTGKASYGQKIVLHQTTVIANQTPVIYGNKIIGAVSLFHDVSEVEALSQQLETVKRMAQELDTIINASSEGIALVDQEGKLIKLNRTYEQVEGVCGEKIRGLRAKDLVQKGYLSFLAVLAALEKGGSACVIERLRTGREVLTTATPIVDEHSRGIRRIVVNCRDLTELAELRRQLEEERARYHAELESLRWEARESDRMVAKSSSMRDVLAVAQRVAPYDSNILILGESGTGKDLLARFIHHRSARATGPFISVDCAAIPENLLESELFGYTAGAFTGADRQGKPGLIEMADGGTLFLNEIGELPPGLQAKLLTVIQEKQVRRLGGIKPCPVNFRLIAATNRNLEQMVEKGAFRRDLYYRINVIPIRIPPLRERPEDIAPLVHHFLHRFNKKFNVFRQIAPETMEWLQNYPWPGNVRELENVMERLVVISVEEVIKPGSLPEQIRKMAASALVKKGNPEPALLLNLYQQLGSTRKVAAALGVNQSTVVRWLKKYGYNLSATRS, from the coding sequence ATGTTAATCCGGGACTTCATGGCCAGGGAGCCCGTATGTCTGCGACCTGATGATAACGTTCAACACGCGGCAAAGATTTTTAGTAAATATGAAATTGACGGGGCACCGGTGGTTGACGAAACCGGGAAGCTGGCCGGGATTTTTACCAAAACTCATGTCATGCGGGCCATTGCCAAAGGCATGCCCGTGGACACTCCTGTACGGCACCTGATGCGCCGCCAGGTGTACACCATATTTGAAGATGACGTACCTGAGAGTGCATGGGAGATGGCCCTGAAGTACGGAATTGGGCGTGTGCCGGTAGTGGACCGGCAGAACCGGCTGGTCGGCATGATGACCCGAACCCGTTTGGTGCAGGCTTTTGAGCAAAAATATAAAAATATTATCAGTTTTTTGAATGCAGTTCTGAACTGTGCCCTGAGCGGCATTTGTGCCGTCAACGAAAAAGGAACGGTGGTTATTTTCAACCAGTCCGCCGCACAAATTACCGGGCTATCCGTTGACCAGGTGGTGGGCCGTCATATTGAGGAGGTTATCCCGCAATCGGGTTTGCTGAAAGTGCTGCAGACGGGCAAGGCCAGTTATGGCCAGAAGATTGTCCTGCACCAGACCACCGTCATTGCCAACCAGACACCTGTAATTTATGGCAACAAGATCATCGGTGCGGTGAGTCTTTTTCATGATGTTTCCGAGGTGGAAGCACTTTCCCAGCAGTTGGAAACGGTAAAAAGAATGGCTCAGGAACTGGATACCATTATTAATGCATCCAGTGAGGGAATTGCCCTGGTCGATCAAGAGGGAAAATTGATTAAGCTTAACCGCACCTATGAGCAGGTGGAGGGGGTTTGTGGGGAAAAGATCCGGGGGTTACGGGCGAAGGACCTCGTCCAAAAGGGTTACCTGTCCTTCCTGGCCGTACTGGCGGCGCTGGAAAAGGGGGGTTCCGCCTGTGTCATCGAGCGCCTGCGGACGGGGCGGGAGGTGCTGACCACCGCCACTCCCATAGTGGACGAGCATAGCCGGGGCATTCGCCGGATCGTGGTAAACTGCCGGGATCTGACCGAGCTGGCCGAATTGCGCCGCCAGCTTGAAGAAGAGCGGGCGCGCTACCATGCCGAACTGGAAAGCCTGCGCTGGGAAGCCCGGGAATCGGACAGGATGGTGGCCAAAAGCTCATCCATGAGGGACGTGCTGGCCGTGGCCCAAAGGGTGGCGCCCTATGACAGCAATATTCTCATTCTCGGTGAATCGGGAACCGGTAAAGATCTCCTGGCCCGCTTCATCCACCACCGGTCTGCCAGGGCGACGGGGCCGTTTATTTCCGTTGACTGTGCGGCCATACCGGAAAATCTTTTGGAGTCTGAACTGTTTGGATATACGGCGGGTGCTTTTACCGGTGCCGACCGCCAGGGGAAACCGGGGCTGATCGAAATGGCGGACGGAGGCACGCTGTTTTTAAATGAAATTGGAGAACTTCCCCCGGGCCTCCAGGCAAAACTTTTAACGGTTATTCAGGAAAAACAGGTGCGTCGTTTGGGGGGAATAAAACCGTGCCCGGTAAACTTCCGCTTGATTGCGGCCACCAACAGGAATCTGGAGCAAATGGTGGAGAAGGGGGCTTTTCGCAGGGATCTTTACTACAGGATAAATGTGATCCCTATTCGCATCCCTCCCCTGCGGGAGCGCCCCGAGGATATTGCTCCACTGGTGCATCACTTCCTGCATCGTTTTAACAAAAAGTTCAATGTTTTCAGGCAGATAGCCCCTGAGACTATGGAGTGGTTGCAAAACTACCCCTGGCCCGGGAATGTCCGGGAACTGGAAAACGTCATGGAGCGGCTGGTGGTCATTTCCGTGGAAGAGGTAATCAAGCCGGGGTCTTTGCCGGAACAAATCAGGAAAATGGCCGCTTCTGCACTGGTGAAAAAGGGGAACCCGGAACCGGCGTTGCTTTTAAATCTGTACCAGCAACTGGGGAGTACAAGGAAAGTGGCTGCAGCTTTGGGTGTAAACCAGTCCACTGTAGTGAGGTGGTTGAAGAAATACGGATACAATCTTTCCGCCACCCGTTCTTAA
- a CDS encoding acetyl-CoA C-acetyltransferase, whose amino-acid sequence MQDVVIVAAARTAIGDFGGEFRNMLSHQLAVPVIQEVLKRAGITGDMVDEVILGNCVQRSDEPNVARTAALVAGLPVQVTGMTIQRQCSSAMQAIVSGYQQIATGDSEIVVAGGTESMSSAPYVLKGARWGQRLQHGEMTDALWEILTDPIHRILMGETAERLADKYGITREEQDEIALRSHQNACRAIEEGRFKEEIVPVAVPQRKGPPRVVDRDEHPRPDVTMEKLAQLPPVFRKNGTVTAGNASGLNDGAAAVLLMSASKAGELGLKPMARIVSFARAGVEPDLMGYGPVPAIRKALKRAGLTLGDIQLIELNEAFAAQYLACEKLLELNREITNVNGSGIALGHPVGCTGARIVVTLLYEMARRNLRLGLASLCVGGGMGMAMILERESN is encoded by the coding sequence ATGCAGGACGTGGTAATAGTTGCGGCCGCGCGAACGGCCATTGGTGACTTTGGCGGTGAGTTCAGGAACATGCTTTCCCACCAACTGGCCGTTCCGGTAATTCAAGAGGTGTTGAAGCGGGCCGGTATTACGGGTGACATGGTGGACGAAGTGATCCTGGGGAATTGCGTCCAGCGTTCCGACGAACCCAACGTGGCCAGAACGGCGGCCCTGGTGGCCGGTTTGCCGGTGCAGGTCACGGGCATGACCATCCAGCGCCAGTGTTCCTCTGCGATGCAGGCCATTGTTTCCGGCTATCAGCAAATCGCCACCGGTGATTCGGAAATTGTGGTGGCCGGGGGTACCGAGTCCATGAGTTCCGCCCCCTATGTGCTGAAGGGCGCCCGCTGGGGTCAGCGCCTGCAGCATGGTGAAATGACCGATGCTCTCTGGGAGATTTTGACTGACCCCATCCACCGCATTCTTATGGGTGAAACGGCCGAAAGGCTGGCGGACAAATACGGGATCACCCGGGAGGAACAGGACGAGATTGCCCTGCGCAGCCACCAGAATGCCTGCCGGGCCATTGAAGAAGGGCGCTTTAAGGAGGAAATTGTTCCGGTGGCCGTACCGCAGCGCAAAGGGCCCCCCAGGGTGGTGGACAGGGACGAACACCCCCGCCCGGACGTGACCATGGAAAAGCTGGCCCAGCTTCCTCCGGTTTTCCGCAAGAACGGTACGGTTACGGCCGGCAACGCCTCGGGGCTCAACGACGGCGCAGCGGCGGTGTTGCTCATGTCCGCGTCTAAAGCCGGGGAGCTGGGTTTAAAGCCCATGGCCCGCATTGTCAGTTTCGCCCGGGCCGGGGTGGAGCCGGACCTGATGGGTTACGGGCCGGTGCCGGCCATCCGCAAGGCGCTCAAGAGGGCCGGTCTTACCCTGGGAGATATCCAGTTGATTGAATTAAACGAAGCCTTTGCCGCCCAGTATCTGGCCTGCGAAAAGCTGTTGGAATTAAACCGGGAGATTACCAATGTCAACGGCAGCGGCATCGCCCTGGGCCACCCCGTGGGATGTACCGGCGCGCGCATAGTGGTAACCCTCCTTTACGAAATGGCCCGCCGCAACCTCCGCCTGGGCCTGGCTTCCCTGTGTGTCGGCGGCGGTATGGGGATGGCCATGATTCTGGAAAGGGAAAGCAATTAA
- a CDS encoding acyl-CoA dehydrogenase family protein: protein MLYQLTEELEMLRQVVRRMAEEKVASRAAAIDEEDAYPWDLKELFAGQGLLGAGVPEEYGGTGQGLPAVCLIVEEIARVSASASLIVAAQELGLMPILLAGTEVQKEKYLPSLASGERICAFALTEPNAGSDAGSIRTRARREGDMYLLSGQKCFITNGGIADVYTVFASTDPGRGLKGLSAFIVEKDYPGFSIGKKEKKMGVRGSPTTELIFEDCPVPAANLLGREGDGFKIAMMTLDRTRPVIGAQAVGIAQGALDYAVNYTRERVQFGRPIASFQGLQFMMADMATKVEAARQLVYRAAFFIENAAALAASTGEISRLSSMSKLFASDVAMQVTVDAVQLLGGYGYMREYPLERMMRDAKITQIYEGTNQVQRLVIARSLLEEEK from the coding sequence GTGTTATATCAACTGACCGAAGAACTGGAGATGCTCCGCCAGGTGGTAAGGCGGATGGCCGAAGAAAAGGTGGCTTCCCGGGCCGCCGCCATAGATGAGGAAGATGCCTATCCCTGGGATTTGAAAGAGTTGTTTGCCGGGCAGGGACTTCTGGGGGCCGGGGTGCCGGAGGAATACGGCGGCACCGGGCAGGGCCTGCCGGCGGTGTGCCTGATTGTGGAGGAGATCGCCAGAGTTTCTGCATCCGCCTCTTTGATTGTGGCGGCCCAGGAACTGGGGTTGATGCCCATTTTGCTGGCTGGGACTGAGGTGCAAAAGGAAAAGTACCTTCCCTCCCTGGCATCGGGGGAGCGCATCTGTGCCTTTGCCCTTACCGAACCCAATGCCGGTTCTGACGCCGGTTCGATTAGAACCAGGGCTCGCCGTGAGGGGGACATGTACCTGCTTTCCGGGCAGAAATGCTTCATCACCAACGGCGGTATAGCCGATGTCTACACTGTTTTTGCCAGCACAGACCCGGGCCGGGGTTTGAAGGGCCTTTCAGCTTTCATTGTGGAAAAGGATTACCCCGGTTTTTCGATTGGTAAGAAGGAAAAGAAAATGGGGGTCAGGGGCTCTCCTACCACGGAGCTCATTTTTGAGGATTGCCCGGTGCCGGCAGCAAATCTACTGGGGAGGGAGGGGGATGGATTTAAGATTGCCATGATGACCCTGGACCGTACCCGCCCGGTAATCGGTGCCCAGGCAGTGGGCATTGCCCAGGGGGCCCTGGATTATGCCGTCAATTACACCCGGGAGCGGGTGCAGTTTGGCAGGCCAATTGCCTCTTTCCAGGGACTGCAATTCATGATGGCCGACATGGCCACCAAAGTGGAAGCAGCCCGCCAGTTGGTTTATAGAGCGGCCTTTTTCATCGAAAATGCCGCTGCGCTGGCAGCTTCTACCGGCGAAATCAGCCGGCTGTCGTCCATGAGCAAGCTTTTCGCTTCTGACGTGGCCATGCAGGTGACCGTGGATGCGGTGCAGCTTCTGGGGGGTTACGGCTACATGCGGGAGTACCCCCTGGAGCGCATGATGCGCGACGCCAAGATCACCCAGATATACGAAGGGACCAATCAGGTTCAGCGGCTGGTCATTGCCCGCAGTTTGCTGGAAGAAGAGAAATAG